One Candidatus Baltobacteraceae bacterium genomic window carries:
- the nuoL gene encoding NADH-quinone oxidoreductase subunit L has protein sequence MLHHVMGVEGSYPVLIALWLLPLAGAIVCWAFGPQLRRLAGPLGSATIGASFVATLMLWGSATQKVSTGGVDLVGAHQTLFSWFPGFDFGLLLDPLALLWTLIITGVGFLIHVYSIGYMDGDRGFARFFAQMNLFVFAMLTLVLSDNFVGLLVGWGLVGLASYFLIGYWFFKPSAVAAARKAFVINVVGDVGIMFAIFAIFSSVHSITFGDAFAFAGSYPTPWLLVICICLFIGAAAKSAQIPLHTWLPDAMEGPTPVSALIHAATMVTAGVYLIARCAPLWSQNSDAQVVVGTIGGLTALLGAILGCAQWDIKRILAYSTMSQIGYMIMGVGVGAYEGGIAHFFTHAFFKAQLFLGSGIIIHALHDEQDVRRMGGLIKRLPFAFVAMLTGVIAISGIPYIGSGFFSKDLVIYGVLAHGYPWLYALGIVTAGITAYYMCRLLFVTFFGAYRGDVDPSDLGIRHPELAGTPSAHDAVAQTHEPQDVHHSPSAQWFMIVPVAILIPFTVLIGWIMFGGDSSPWARFFAEQFPHPALAATPVSEGVTGAITFACVLVGIAFAYLRYGSAAATANAIEWLRRESVHMPAVLTNAFYFDAALDLLFVRSSQFLGTIFSRYLDPHVVDGAVRETAISAQWLGALVRSFQTGLLRAYALLLVFGVACFVVYYAIVAGGIR, from the coding sequence GCGACGCAGAAGGTCAGCACCGGCGGGGTCGATCTGGTCGGCGCGCACCAAACGCTGTTCAGTTGGTTCCCCGGCTTCGATTTCGGCCTGCTGCTCGATCCGCTCGCATTGCTCTGGACGCTGATCATCACCGGCGTCGGCTTCTTGATCCACGTCTACTCGATCGGCTACATGGACGGTGATCGCGGCTTCGCACGCTTCTTCGCGCAGATGAACCTCTTCGTCTTCGCGATGCTCACCCTCGTGCTCTCCGATAACTTCGTCGGGTTGCTCGTCGGCTGGGGACTGGTCGGCTTGGCTTCGTATTTCTTGATCGGTTACTGGTTCTTCAAGCCGAGTGCGGTTGCCGCGGCGCGCAAGGCGTTCGTGATCAACGTCGTGGGCGACGTGGGCATCATGTTCGCAATCTTTGCGATCTTTTCGTCGGTGCACTCGATCACGTTCGGCGATGCGTTTGCGTTTGCGGGCTCGTACCCCACGCCGTGGCTCTTGGTGATCTGCATCTGCCTTTTCATCGGCGCGGCCGCGAAATCGGCGCAGATTCCGCTGCATACCTGGCTTCCCGACGCGATGGAGGGCCCGACCCCCGTCTCTGCGCTGATCCACGCAGCCACGATGGTCACCGCCGGCGTGTATCTCATCGCGCGCTGCGCTCCGCTGTGGAGTCAGAACAGCGACGCGCAGGTGGTCGTCGGTACGATCGGCGGTCTCACCGCGCTGCTGGGCGCGATTCTCGGCTGCGCCCAGTGGGACATCAAACGAATCCTCGCCTACTCGACGATGTCACAGATCGGCTACATGATCATGGGCGTGGGCGTCGGCGCCTACGAAGGCGGGATCGCTCATTTCTTCACGCATGCGTTCTTCAAGGCGCAGCTCTTTCTGGGTTCGGGCATCATCATTCACGCGCTGCACGACGAGCAGGACGTGCGCCGGATGGGCGGCCTGATCAAGCGCTTGCCGTTTGCGTTCGTCGCAATGCTGACCGGCGTCATTGCGATCTCGGGTATTCCGTACATCGGAAGCGGGTTCTTCAGTAAGGATCTCGTGATCTACGGTGTGCTGGCGCACGGCTATCCGTGGCTCTACGCGCTGGGCATCGTAACCGCCGGCATCACCGCGTATTACATGTGCCGGCTGCTCTTCGTCACGTTCTTCGGCGCCTACCGGGGCGACGTCGATCCGTCCGATTTGGGCATTCGTCATCCCGAACTTGCCGGCACCCCGTCCGCTCACGACGCGGTGGCGCAAACGCACGAACCGCAAGACGTACACCACTCGCCCAGCGCGCAGTGGTTCATGATCGTTCCGGTCGCGATCCTGATCCCGTTCACGGTGCTGATCGGCTGGATCATGTTCGGCGGCGATTCTTCGCCCTGGGCGCGCTTCTTCGCCGAACAGTTCCCGCACCCGGCGCTGGCCGCGACGCCGGTGAGCGAAGGCGTGACCGGCGCCATAACCTTCGCCTGCGTGCTGGTCGGCATCGCCTTCGCGTACCTTCGCTATGGAAGCGCGGCGGCTACGGCCAACGCGATCGAATGGCTGCGCCGCGAGTCGGTTCACATGCCGGCGGTTTTGACCAACGCATTCTATTTCGATGCGGCACTCGATCTGCTCTTCGTGCGCAGTTCGCAGTTCCTCGGCACGATCTTCAGCCGGTATCTCGATCCGCACGTGGTCGACGGCGCGGTACGCGAAACGGCGATCTCGGCGCAGTGGCTCGGCGCGCTGGTGCGTTCGTTCCAGACCGGCCTGTTGCGCGCGTATGCGCTGCTCTTGGTTTTCGGCGTCGCATGCTTCGTCGTGTACTACGCGATCGTCGCGGGAGGAATTCGCTGA
- a CDS encoding NADH-quinone oxidoreductase subunit M: MVLALILLPIVVGLVMLGLRDERGTASRAAGAIVAAATFGIAIAANGQEWSFRWLSRPFESAFHFGNTGISYWLVLLLALCTFCAVLSVNVPRTAAFIGQLLLLEGTMMGVFLARDLLVFALFWDLMLLPVFFTLIGWGQHHATAWRYFIYNFAGGLTLLLATAAFGVLFGSTDVIGRGGVHLIGSWVPWIFAGFAFAFLVKTPIWPLHTWMPLTYSDTPAPMVAVVSAVQSKAGLYGLIVIGMALMPDYLRASALVFVVLGVISLLYGALTALVQTDTKRVVAYSSLSHLGLIVIAIATFNPIALAGALIYIIAHGLFSAALFLILGYIESREETRSLTRLGGLAAVNPRLAGALTIASLAALGLPGLAGFAGEIVILTGVFQAGWIWAVILALIPIVLASAYMLRLYQGIMNGPEIPDLPVRADLSWIEGIALAPLVLALVFVGVNPHVLTLAVQGIVR; the protein is encoded by the coding sequence ATGGTGCTTGCGCTGATCCTACTGCCGATCGTCGTCGGCCTCGTCATGCTCGGGCTGCGCGACGAGCGTGGGACGGCATCGCGAGCGGCCGGAGCAATCGTGGCTGCGGCAACCTTCGGCATCGCGATCGCGGCGAACGGTCAGGAGTGGAGTTTCCGCTGGCTCTCGCGTCCGTTCGAATCCGCGTTCCACTTCGGCAATACCGGTATTTCGTATTGGCTCGTGCTGCTGCTCGCGCTGTGCACGTTCTGTGCCGTGCTCTCGGTGAACGTGCCGCGGACCGCCGCGTTCATCGGGCAGTTGCTCTTGCTCGAGGGCACGATGATGGGCGTCTTCCTGGCGCGCGATCTGCTCGTTTTCGCGCTCTTCTGGGATCTGATGCTCTTGCCCGTGTTCTTCACGCTGATCGGCTGGGGGCAACATCACGCGACGGCCTGGCGCTATTTCATCTACAACTTTGCCGGCGGCCTGACGCTCTTGCTTGCTACCGCCGCGTTCGGCGTGCTCTTCGGCTCGACCGACGTGATCGGGCGCGGCGGCGTGCATTTGATCGGCAGTTGGGTTCCGTGGATCTTTGCCGGCTTCGCGTTCGCGTTCTTGGTCAAGACGCCGATCTGGCCGCTGCATACCTGGATGCCGCTGACCTATTCCGACACGCCCGCGCCCATGGTCGCGGTTGTGAGCGCGGTGCAATCGAAAGCGGGGCTGTACGGTCTGATCGTGATCGGCATGGCGCTCATGCCGGACTATCTGCGCGCCTCGGCGTTGGTGTTCGTCGTCCTGGGCGTGATCTCGCTGCTTTACGGCGCGCTGACCGCGCTGGTGCAAACCGATACCAAGCGCGTCGTCGCGTACTCTTCGCTCTCGCATTTGGGGTTGATCGTCATTGCGATCGCCACGTTCAATCCGATCGCACTGGCCGGCGCGCTGATCTACATCATCGCGCACGGCCTCTTCTCAGCAGCATTGTTCCTGATTTTGGGATACATCGAATCACGCGAGGAGACGCGCTCGCTGACGCGGCTCGGCGGTCTGGCCGCGGTCAATCCACGCCTCGCGGGCGCGCTCACGATCGCGTCGCTGGCGGCGCTGGGATTGCCGGGCCTGGCGGGTTTCGCGGGTGAGATCGTGATTCTCACCGGCGTGTTCCAGGCTGGTTGGATCTGGGCCGTGATCCTCGCGCTCATTCCGATCGTGCTCGCCTCGGCGTACATGCTGCGTCTCTATCAGGGAATCATGAACGGACCCGAGATTCCCGATCTGCCGGTGCGCGCCGATCTTTCGTGGATCGAAGGCATCGCGCTCGCGCCGCTCGTGCTCGCGCTGGTGTTCGTCGGCGTCAACCCGCACGTGCTCACGCTCGCGGTTCAAGGGATCGTACGATGA
- a CDS encoding NADH-quinone oxidoreductase subunit N translates to MNITVTSADWGALAPLTIVAVTALVVLLADLAAPKNLHRGVAIGLAVAGLLAAGIVCATQYGHDYAAFGGAFILGGFSVVFQEIILIGALGSVVLYGTTGERARVYGSIALLLWSTCGAMLMAGAGSLMTIFLGLELLSLALYCLCGVADRPTAREAALKYLILSSMASGFLLYGMALLFGASGSVALADLVNPALAGNPLTWMGAGLFLIGIAFKLSLVPFHAWSPDVYEGAPLPVTAFMSVVTKAGTLAVFARFIYAALPAGVDQRLLLPVWIIAAVSMIAGNVGMLAQHDLKRLIAYSGIAQVGYILAAFAGGSALGLRYAIYYLVAYTFMNLGAFGVAALLSDEHEQGSRLANYRGLGFRRPVTAALMTFFLLAMAGLPPTAGFLGKILILSTSVDSGYAWLGAVLIVGTAISLYAYAKVIRAMYSRDPHAHAHDVHPFAPLAWISAAACFALILIMTFYPYTPSNVLPLVR, encoded by the coding sequence ATGAACATCACCGTTACGAGCGCCGACTGGGGCGCCCTCGCGCCGCTCACCATCGTCGCGGTGACCGCCCTGGTGGTGTTGCTCGCCGATCTGGCGGCGCCGAAGAATCTCCATCGCGGGGTTGCGATCGGCCTTGCGGTGGCCGGTCTGCTGGCCGCGGGCATCGTCTGCGCCACGCAGTATGGCCATGATTACGCCGCCTTCGGCGGTGCGTTTATCCTCGGCGGCTTCAGCGTGGTGTTCCAAGAGATCATCCTGATCGGCGCGCTCGGTTCGGTGGTGCTCTACGGCACGACCGGCGAGCGCGCGCGTGTGTACGGCTCGATCGCGCTGCTCTTGTGGTCGACGTGCGGCGCGATGCTGATGGCCGGTGCGGGCAGCTTGATGACGATCTTCCTCGGACTCGAGCTGCTCTCGCTCGCGCTCTACTGTCTTTGCGGCGTGGCCGATCGCCCCACCGCGCGTGAAGCCGCGCTCAAGTACCTTATTCTGAGCTCAATGGCCTCAGGATTTCTGCTCTACGGGATGGCGCTGCTTTTCGGTGCAAGCGGCAGCGTGGCGCTCGCGGACCTGGTCAACCCGGCACTCGCCGGCAATCCGTTGACGTGGATGGGCGCGGGGCTCTTTCTGATCGGCATCGCGTTCAAACTCTCGCTGGTTCCGTTTCACGCCTGGTCGCCCGACGTGTACGAAGGCGCGCCGCTTCCCGTTACCGCGTTCATGAGCGTGGTGACCAAGGCCGGCACGCTCGCCGTCTTCGCGCGCTTCATCTACGCGGCGTTGCCGGCCGGCGTCGATCAACGCCTGCTCTTGCCGGTGTGGATTATTGCCGCGGTCTCGATGATCGCCGGCAACGTCGGTATGCTCGCGCAGCACGACCTCAAACGGCTGATCGCCTATTCGGGTATCGCGCAGGTCGGTTACATTCTCGCCGCCTTTGCCGGTGGAAGCGCGCTCGGCCTGCGGTACGCGATCTACTATCTCGTCGCGTACACGTTCATGAACTTGGGCGCGTTCGGCGTGGCGGCGCTGCTCTCCGACGAACACGAACAAGGCTCGCGCCTGGCCAACTACCGCGGTCTGGGATTCCGCCGCCCGGTTACGGCCGCGCTGATGACCTTCTTTCTGCTCGCTATGGCCGGCTTGCCTCCGACCGCCGGGTTCCTCGGCAAAATCCTCATCCTCTCGACCAGCGTCGATTCCGGATATGCGTGGCTCGGCGCCGTCTTGATCGTCGGGACCGCGATCTCGCTCTATGCATACGCCAAGGTCATTCGCGCGATGTATTCGCGCGATCCCCACGCGCACGCGCATGACGTGCATCCGTTCGCCCCGCTCGCGTGGATTAGCGCCGCTGCGTGCTTTGCGCTCATCCTGATCATGACGTTTTATCCCTACACACCGAGTAACGTTTTGCCGCTCGTGCGATGA